A DNA window from Augochlora pura isolate Apur16 chromosome 9, APUR_v2.2.1, whole genome shotgun sequence contains the following coding sequences:
- the Ars2 gene encoding arsenic resistance protein 2 isoform X3, whose protein sequence is MGDSDDEYDRKRRDKFKGERTESYSREGRRDDRRRDDWVDREWSSRPRQRPDYREYRGGGGGGRDRYSPARSQEMAPPMKRMRADWDDRPRYGHDYYGGGGGGGASWGPDHYPPPHHGNHHYGNHANSSSREVAGNFSNSNVETQPPMMSFKAFLGTQEDTITDEEAIKRYNEYKLEFRRQQLNEFFVAHKDEEWFKIKYHPEESVKRKEEQVSALKKRVEVFLEMLDVEEIDKVSVDAEQADSLLHLLDAVVIKLEGGTEEDLQVLDVKPVNPIISKEIAKEKEDAKNKAAIDKKTDNSETSKPEEPLRAEKTCKNGQPADVEMKTAEKEENLNEEPEKSEETVEEPKKDDEMEGNGKIDETNTKKRKRTDSNSSSSSSSSSSSSSGSDSNKPDTPKEEASAGEKADVSNENAEPGEEKEEERETNKSDGEPPEPKKATIEPEAVIDLASEDKEKEPRALHKTSSIFLRNLAPTITKAEVEAMCKRFPGFLRVAIADPQPERRWFRRGWVSFERQVNIKEICWSLNNIRLRDCELGAIVNRDLSRRIRTVNGLTSHKQIVRHDIKLSAKIVHNLDNRVGLWNEERKEDSASKQEEDNKDTKGTQNAHEVEQAAFGLSSKNPVLKNITDYLIEEASAEEEELLGMSGDQEEGQLGGDGDGPIERDPTLVKVLDRLILYLRIVHSVDYYNHCEYPNEDEMPNRCGIMHVRGSPPTAKVSSTELSEYCRNFESKMAAFLQPVATLSQEEFDKLGAKNAETEVEKFVQANTQELSKDKWLCPLSGKKFKGPDFIRKHIFNKHAEKVAEVKAEAEYFNNYLRDPKRPQLPEHPGNKAPPREGMRGEGFNPYGCSTFGSYGGGGYGSNRGGGGGGGGGGGGGYGSNYGGGFGGGFGMPRPSRGGFNRGRGGGGDFRPVIHYRDLDAPKEPDEFL, encoded by the exons atggGCGACTCGGACGACGAGTACGACAGGAAGAGGAGAGACAAGTTCAAAGGGGAACGGACAGAGTCTTACTCGAGGGAGGGCCGCAGAGACGATAGGAGAAGAGATGACTGGGTTGACAG AGAGTGGTCCAGTCGACCTAGGCAACGTCCTGACTATAGAGAGTATCGTGGTGGTGGGGGTGGAGGAAGGGATAGGTACAGTCCGGCTAGGTCACAAGAAATGGCCCCTCCGATGAAAAGAATGAGAGCGGATTGGGATGACCGCCCTAGATATGGACACGATTATTACGGAGGTGGCGGAGGTGGGGGTGCATCCTGGGGACCTGATCATTACCCTCCTCCACATCATGGCAATCATCATTATGGAAACCATGCTAATAGCAGCAG TCGAGAGGTGGCTGGCAACTTCAGTAATTCGAACGTGGAGACGCAACCGCCGATGATGTCTTTCAAAGCGTTCCTCGGGACACAGGAGGACACGATCACCGACGAGGAAGCTATCAAACGTTACAACGAGTACAAGTTGGAGTTCAGGCGTCAACAGTTGAATGAATTCTTCGTCGCTCACAAGGACGAGGAATG GTTCAAAATTAAGTATCATCCTGAAGAGTCTGTGAAGAGAAAGGAGGAACAAGTGTCTGCTCTTAAG aaacgCGTTGAAGTTTTCTTAGAAATGCTTGATgtcgaagaaatcgataagGTTTCGGTAGACGCTGAACAAGCGGACTCTTTGCTTCACTTGTTGGATGCTGTAGTAATTAAACTCGAAGGCGGTACTGAGGAAGACTTGCAAGTTCTAGATGTGAAACCGGTAAACCCAATCATTTCGAAAGAGATTgctaaagagaaagaggacgCAAAAAATAAAGCTGCAATTGATAAGAAAACAGACAATAG CGAAACTAGTAAACCGGAAGAGCCATTGCGTGCAGAGAAAACGTGTAAGAATGGTCAGCCCGCGGACGTCGAAATGAAAACTGCGGAGAAAGAGGAGAACTTGAACGAAGAACCTGAAAAATCGGAAGAGACAGTTGAGGAACCGAAGAAAGACGATGAGATGGAAGGAAACG GTAAAATAGACGAAACCAACACCAAGAAGAGAAAGCGTACTGACAGTAACAGTAGCAgtagtagcagcagcagcagcagtagtTCTTCTGGCAGCGACAGCAATAAACCTGATACACCAAAGGAAGAAGCTT CTGCCGGTGAGAAAGCAGACGTTAGCAATGAGAATGCAGAACCtggagaagagaaagaagaagaacgaGAAACCAACAAGTCTGACGGTGAACCACCGGAACCTAAAAAGGCTACGATAGAGCCAGAGGCTGTGATCGATCTGGCCAGCGAGGATAAGGAGAAAGAGCCTAGGGCATTGCACAAAACTAGCAGCATCTTCCTTCGTAATTTGGCACCTACCATCACAAAGGCAGAAGTAGAAGCG ATGTGCAAACGCTTTCCTGGATTCTTACGAGTTGCCATCGCGGATCCTCAGCCGGAAAGGAGATGGTTCAGGCGAGGATGGGTGTCCTTTGAGAGACAAGTTAACATAAAGGAGATATGCTGGAGCCTTAATAATATTCGG CTCAGAGACTGCGAGTTGGGTGCAATAGTGAACAGAGATCTCTCGCGACGCATTCGCACGGTGAACGGTTTGACATCCCACAAGCAAATCGTTCGACACGATATCAAGCTGAGTGCTAAAATCGTACATAATTTGGACAACAGGGTTGGCTTGTGgaacgaagagagaaaagaggatAGCGCGTCAAAGCAGGAAGAGGATAACAAAGATACTAAAGGGACACAAAATGCTCATGAGGTCGAGCAAGCT GCATTTGGACTATCCTCGAAGAATCCAGTGTTGAAGAACATAACCGATTACTTGATAGAGGAAGCGTCTGCAGAGGAGGAAGAGTTGTTAGGAATGTCTGGTGATCAGGAGGAGGGGCAGCTGGGAGGTGACGGGGATGGTCCCATCGAGAGAGATCCGACTTTAGTCAAG GTACTGGATAGACTGATTCTCTACCTGCGGATAGTGCACTCGGTTGATTATTACAATCACTGCGAGTACCCTAACGAGGACGAGATGCCTAACAGATGTGGTATAATGCACGTCAGAGGATCGCCTCCGACTGCTAAAGTATCCAGCACCGAATTGTCAGAGTATTGTCGTAACTTCGAGAGCAAAATGGCAGCATTTTTGCAGCCGGTCGCCACTCTGTCCCAGGAAGAATTCGATAAGCTCGGCGCCAAGAACGCGGAAAC TGAGGTGGAGAAGTTTGTGCAAGCGAATACACAAGAGTTGTCCAAGGATAAGTGGCTGTGTCCTCTTAGCGGGAAGAAGTTTAAGGGCCCGGATTTCATTCGGAAACATATCTTCAACAAGCATGCGGAAAAGGTGGCCGAGGTCAAGGCAGAGGCGGAgtatttcaacaattatttgagAGACCCGAAGAGGCCACAGTTGCCTGAGCATCCTGGAAATAAGGCGCCACCCAGGGAGGGTATGCGCGGTGAGGGATTCAATCCCTACGGGTGCTCCAC ATTCGGAAGTTACGGGGGCGGAGGTTACGGTAGCAacagaggaggaggaggaggaggaggaggaggaggtggtggtggttaCGGGTCCAATTACGGTGGGGGATTTGGCGGAGGATTCGGAATGCCGCGCCCAAGTCGTGGTGGTTTCAATAGAGGACG CGGCGGTGGAGGAGACTTCCGACCAGTCATACATTATCGCGATCTCGACGCACCGAAAGAGCCGGACGAGTTTCTCTAA
- the Ars2 gene encoding arsenic resistance protein 2 isoform X2, whose product MGDSDDEYDRKRRDKFKGERTESYSREGRRDDRRRDDWVDSNYSREWSSRPRQRPDYREYRGGGGGGRDRYSPARSQEMAPPMKRMRADWDDRPRYGHDYYGGGGGGGASWGPDHYPPPHHGNHHYGNHANSSSREVAGNFSNSNVETQPPMMSFKAFLGTQEDTITDEEAIKRYNEYKLEFRRQQLNEFFVAHKDEEWFKIKYHPEESVKRKEEQVSALKKRVEVFLEMLDVEEIDKVSVDAEQADSLLHLLDAVVIKLEGGTEEDLQVLDVKPVNPIISKEIAKEKEDAKNKAAIDKKTDNSETSKPEEPLRAEKTCKNGQPADVEMKTAEKEENLNEEPEKSEETVEEPKKDDEMEGNGKIDETNTKKRKRTDSNSSSSSSSSSSSSSGSDSNKPDTPKEEASAGEKADVSNENAEPGEEKEEERETNKSDGEPPEPKKATIEPEAVIDLASEDKEKEPRALHKTSSIFLRNLAPTITKAEVEAMCKRFPGFLRVAIADPQPERRWFRRGWVSFERQVNIKEICWSLNNIRLRDCELGAIVNRDLSRRIRTVNGLTSHKQIVRHDIKLSAKIVHNLDNRVGLWNEERKEDSASKQEEDNKDTKGTQNAHEVEQAAFGLSSKNPVLKNITDYLIEEASAEEEELLGMSGDQEEGQLGGDGDGPIERDPTLVKVLDRLILYLRIVHSVDYYNHCEYPNEDEMPNRCGIMHVRGSPPTAKVSSTELSEYCRNFESKMAAFLQPVATLSQEEFDKLGAKNAETEVEKFVQANTQELSKDKWLCPLSGKKFKGPDFIRKHIFNKHAEKVAEVKAEAEYFNNYLRDPKRPQLPEHPGNKAPPREGMRGEGFNPYGCSTFGSYGGGGYGSNRGGGGGGGGGGGGGYGSNYGGGFGGGFGMPRPSRGGFNRGRAAPDSTSRPVVSYNDLDQLDMDMF is encoded by the exons atggGCGACTCGGACGACGAGTACGACAGGAAGAGGAGAGACAAGTTCAAAGGGGAACGGACAGAGTCTTACTCGAGGGAGGGCCGCAGAGACGATAGGAGAAGAGATGACTGGGTTGACAG CAACTATTCTAGAGAGTGGTCCAGTCGACCTAGGCAACGTCCTGACTATAGAGAGTATCGTGGTGGTGGGGGTGGAGGAAGGGATAGGTACAGTCCGGCTAGGTCACAAGAAATGGCCCCTCCGATGAAAAGAATGAGAGCGGATTGGGATGACCGCCCTAGATATGGACACGATTATTACGGAGGTGGCGGAGGTGGGGGTGCATCCTGGGGACCTGATCATTACCCTCCTCCACATCATGGCAATCATCATTATGGAAACCATGCTAATAGCAGCAG TCGAGAGGTGGCTGGCAACTTCAGTAATTCGAACGTGGAGACGCAACCGCCGATGATGTCTTTCAAAGCGTTCCTCGGGACACAGGAGGACACGATCACCGACGAGGAAGCTATCAAACGTTACAACGAGTACAAGTTGGAGTTCAGGCGTCAACAGTTGAATGAATTCTTCGTCGCTCACAAGGACGAGGAATG GTTCAAAATTAAGTATCATCCTGAAGAGTCTGTGAAGAGAAAGGAGGAACAAGTGTCTGCTCTTAAG aaacgCGTTGAAGTTTTCTTAGAAATGCTTGATgtcgaagaaatcgataagGTTTCGGTAGACGCTGAACAAGCGGACTCTTTGCTTCACTTGTTGGATGCTGTAGTAATTAAACTCGAAGGCGGTACTGAGGAAGACTTGCAAGTTCTAGATGTGAAACCGGTAAACCCAATCATTTCGAAAGAGATTgctaaagagaaagaggacgCAAAAAATAAAGCTGCAATTGATAAGAAAACAGACAATAG CGAAACTAGTAAACCGGAAGAGCCATTGCGTGCAGAGAAAACGTGTAAGAATGGTCAGCCCGCGGACGTCGAAATGAAAACTGCGGAGAAAGAGGAGAACTTGAACGAAGAACCTGAAAAATCGGAAGAGACAGTTGAGGAACCGAAGAAAGACGATGAGATGGAAGGAAACG GTAAAATAGACGAAACCAACACCAAGAAGAGAAAGCGTACTGACAGTAACAGTAGCAgtagtagcagcagcagcagcagtagtTCTTCTGGCAGCGACAGCAATAAACCTGATACACCAAAGGAAGAAGCTT CTGCCGGTGAGAAAGCAGACGTTAGCAATGAGAATGCAGAACCtggagaagagaaagaagaagaacgaGAAACCAACAAGTCTGACGGTGAACCACCGGAACCTAAAAAGGCTACGATAGAGCCAGAGGCTGTGATCGATCTGGCCAGCGAGGATAAGGAGAAAGAGCCTAGGGCATTGCACAAAACTAGCAGCATCTTCCTTCGTAATTTGGCACCTACCATCACAAAGGCAGAAGTAGAAGCG ATGTGCAAACGCTTTCCTGGATTCTTACGAGTTGCCATCGCGGATCCTCAGCCGGAAAGGAGATGGTTCAGGCGAGGATGGGTGTCCTTTGAGAGACAAGTTAACATAAAGGAGATATGCTGGAGCCTTAATAATATTCGG CTCAGAGACTGCGAGTTGGGTGCAATAGTGAACAGAGATCTCTCGCGACGCATTCGCACGGTGAACGGTTTGACATCCCACAAGCAAATCGTTCGACACGATATCAAGCTGAGTGCTAAAATCGTACATAATTTGGACAACAGGGTTGGCTTGTGgaacgaagagagaaaagaggatAGCGCGTCAAAGCAGGAAGAGGATAACAAAGATACTAAAGGGACACAAAATGCTCATGAGGTCGAGCAAGCT GCATTTGGACTATCCTCGAAGAATCCAGTGTTGAAGAACATAACCGATTACTTGATAGAGGAAGCGTCTGCAGAGGAGGAAGAGTTGTTAGGAATGTCTGGTGATCAGGAGGAGGGGCAGCTGGGAGGTGACGGGGATGGTCCCATCGAGAGAGATCCGACTTTAGTCAAG GTACTGGATAGACTGATTCTCTACCTGCGGATAGTGCACTCGGTTGATTATTACAATCACTGCGAGTACCCTAACGAGGACGAGATGCCTAACAGATGTGGTATAATGCACGTCAGAGGATCGCCTCCGACTGCTAAAGTATCCAGCACCGAATTGTCAGAGTATTGTCGTAACTTCGAGAGCAAAATGGCAGCATTTTTGCAGCCGGTCGCCACTCTGTCCCAGGAAGAATTCGATAAGCTCGGCGCCAAGAACGCGGAAAC TGAGGTGGAGAAGTTTGTGCAAGCGAATACACAAGAGTTGTCCAAGGATAAGTGGCTGTGTCCTCTTAGCGGGAAGAAGTTTAAGGGCCCGGATTTCATTCGGAAACATATCTTCAACAAGCATGCGGAAAAGGTGGCCGAGGTCAAGGCAGAGGCGGAgtatttcaacaattatttgagAGACCCGAAGAGGCCACAGTTGCCTGAGCATCCTGGAAATAAGGCGCCACCCAGGGAGGGTATGCGCGGTGAGGGATTCAATCCCTACGGGTGCTCCAC ATTCGGAAGTTACGGGGGCGGAGGTTACGGTAGCAacagaggaggaggaggaggaggaggaggaggaggtggtggtggttaCGGGTCCAATTACGGTGGGGGATTTGGCGGAGGATTCGGAATGCCGCGCCCAAGTCGTGGTGGTTTCAATAGAGGACG GGCTGCTCCGGATTCAACCTCGAGGCCTGTTGTTAGTTATAATGACTTGGACCAGCTAGACATGGACATGTTCTAA
- the Ars2 gene encoding arsenic resistance protein 2 isoform X1, producing the protein MGDSDDEYDRKRRDKFKGERTESYSREGRRDDRRRDDWVDSNYSREWSSRPRQRPDYREYRGGGGGGRDRYSPARSQEMAPPMKRMRADWDDRPRYGHDYYGGGGGGGASWGPDHYPPPHHGNHHYGNHANSSSREVAGNFSNSNVETQPPMMSFKAFLGTQEDTITDEEAIKRYNEYKLEFRRQQLNEFFVAHKDEEWFKIKYHPEESVKRKEEQVSALKKRVEVFLEMLDVEEIDKVSVDAEQADSLLHLLDAVVIKLEGGTEEDLQVLDVKPVNPIISKEIAKEKEDAKNKAAIDKKTDNSETSKPEEPLRAEKTCKNGQPADVEMKTAEKEENLNEEPEKSEETVEEPKKDDEMEGNGKIDETNTKKRKRTDSNSSSSSSSSSSSSSGSDSNKPDTPKEEASAGEKADVSNENAEPGEEKEEERETNKSDGEPPEPKKATIEPEAVIDLASEDKEKEPRALHKTSSIFLRNLAPTITKAEVEAMCKRFPGFLRVAIADPQPERRWFRRGWVSFERQVNIKEICWSLNNIRLRDCELGAIVNRDLSRRIRTVNGLTSHKQIVRHDIKLSAKIVHNLDNRVGLWNEERKEDSASKQEEDNKDTKGTQNAHEVEQAAFGLSSKNPVLKNITDYLIEEASAEEEELLGMSGDQEEGQLGGDGDGPIERDPTLVKVLDRLILYLRIVHSVDYYNHCEYPNEDEMPNRCGIMHVRGSPPTAKVSSTELSEYCRNFESKMAAFLQPVATLSQEEFDKLGAKNAETEVEKFVQANTQELSKDKWLCPLSGKKFKGPDFIRKHIFNKHAEKVAEVKAEAEYFNNYLRDPKRPQLPEHPGNKAPPREGMRGEGFNPYGCSTFGSYGGGGYGSNRGGGGGGGGGGGGGYGSNYGGGFGGGFGMPRPSRGGFNRGRGGGGDFRPVIHYRDLDAPKEPDEFL; encoded by the exons atggGCGACTCGGACGACGAGTACGACAGGAAGAGGAGAGACAAGTTCAAAGGGGAACGGACAGAGTCTTACTCGAGGGAGGGCCGCAGAGACGATAGGAGAAGAGATGACTGGGTTGACAG CAACTATTCTAGAGAGTGGTCCAGTCGACCTAGGCAACGTCCTGACTATAGAGAGTATCGTGGTGGTGGGGGTGGAGGAAGGGATAGGTACAGTCCGGCTAGGTCACAAGAAATGGCCCCTCCGATGAAAAGAATGAGAGCGGATTGGGATGACCGCCCTAGATATGGACACGATTATTACGGAGGTGGCGGAGGTGGGGGTGCATCCTGGGGACCTGATCATTACCCTCCTCCACATCATGGCAATCATCATTATGGAAACCATGCTAATAGCAGCAG TCGAGAGGTGGCTGGCAACTTCAGTAATTCGAACGTGGAGACGCAACCGCCGATGATGTCTTTCAAAGCGTTCCTCGGGACACAGGAGGACACGATCACCGACGAGGAAGCTATCAAACGTTACAACGAGTACAAGTTGGAGTTCAGGCGTCAACAGTTGAATGAATTCTTCGTCGCTCACAAGGACGAGGAATG GTTCAAAATTAAGTATCATCCTGAAGAGTCTGTGAAGAGAAAGGAGGAACAAGTGTCTGCTCTTAAG aaacgCGTTGAAGTTTTCTTAGAAATGCTTGATgtcgaagaaatcgataagGTTTCGGTAGACGCTGAACAAGCGGACTCTTTGCTTCACTTGTTGGATGCTGTAGTAATTAAACTCGAAGGCGGTACTGAGGAAGACTTGCAAGTTCTAGATGTGAAACCGGTAAACCCAATCATTTCGAAAGAGATTgctaaagagaaagaggacgCAAAAAATAAAGCTGCAATTGATAAGAAAACAGACAATAG CGAAACTAGTAAACCGGAAGAGCCATTGCGTGCAGAGAAAACGTGTAAGAATGGTCAGCCCGCGGACGTCGAAATGAAAACTGCGGAGAAAGAGGAGAACTTGAACGAAGAACCTGAAAAATCGGAAGAGACAGTTGAGGAACCGAAGAAAGACGATGAGATGGAAGGAAACG GTAAAATAGACGAAACCAACACCAAGAAGAGAAAGCGTACTGACAGTAACAGTAGCAgtagtagcagcagcagcagcagtagtTCTTCTGGCAGCGACAGCAATAAACCTGATACACCAAAGGAAGAAGCTT CTGCCGGTGAGAAAGCAGACGTTAGCAATGAGAATGCAGAACCtggagaagagaaagaagaagaacgaGAAACCAACAAGTCTGACGGTGAACCACCGGAACCTAAAAAGGCTACGATAGAGCCAGAGGCTGTGATCGATCTGGCCAGCGAGGATAAGGAGAAAGAGCCTAGGGCATTGCACAAAACTAGCAGCATCTTCCTTCGTAATTTGGCACCTACCATCACAAAGGCAGAAGTAGAAGCG ATGTGCAAACGCTTTCCTGGATTCTTACGAGTTGCCATCGCGGATCCTCAGCCGGAAAGGAGATGGTTCAGGCGAGGATGGGTGTCCTTTGAGAGACAAGTTAACATAAAGGAGATATGCTGGAGCCTTAATAATATTCGG CTCAGAGACTGCGAGTTGGGTGCAATAGTGAACAGAGATCTCTCGCGACGCATTCGCACGGTGAACGGTTTGACATCCCACAAGCAAATCGTTCGACACGATATCAAGCTGAGTGCTAAAATCGTACATAATTTGGACAACAGGGTTGGCTTGTGgaacgaagagagaaaagaggatAGCGCGTCAAAGCAGGAAGAGGATAACAAAGATACTAAAGGGACACAAAATGCTCATGAGGTCGAGCAAGCT GCATTTGGACTATCCTCGAAGAATCCAGTGTTGAAGAACATAACCGATTACTTGATAGAGGAAGCGTCTGCAGAGGAGGAAGAGTTGTTAGGAATGTCTGGTGATCAGGAGGAGGGGCAGCTGGGAGGTGACGGGGATGGTCCCATCGAGAGAGATCCGACTTTAGTCAAG GTACTGGATAGACTGATTCTCTACCTGCGGATAGTGCACTCGGTTGATTATTACAATCACTGCGAGTACCCTAACGAGGACGAGATGCCTAACAGATGTGGTATAATGCACGTCAGAGGATCGCCTCCGACTGCTAAAGTATCCAGCACCGAATTGTCAGAGTATTGTCGTAACTTCGAGAGCAAAATGGCAGCATTTTTGCAGCCGGTCGCCACTCTGTCCCAGGAAGAATTCGATAAGCTCGGCGCCAAGAACGCGGAAAC TGAGGTGGAGAAGTTTGTGCAAGCGAATACACAAGAGTTGTCCAAGGATAAGTGGCTGTGTCCTCTTAGCGGGAAGAAGTTTAAGGGCCCGGATTTCATTCGGAAACATATCTTCAACAAGCATGCGGAAAAGGTGGCCGAGGTCAAGGCAGAGGCGGAgtatttcaacaattatttgagAGACCCGAAGAGGCCACAGTTGCCTGAGCATCCTGGAAATAAGGCGCCACCCAGGGAGGGTATGCGCGGTGAGGGATTCAATCCCTACGGGTGCTCCAC ATTCGGAAGTTACGGGGGCGGAGGTTACGGTAGCAacagaggaggaggaggaggaggaggaggaggaggtggtggtggttaCGGGTCCAATTACGGTGGGGGATTTGGCGGAGGATTCGGAATGCCGCGCCCAAGTCGTGGTGGTTTCAATAGAGGACG CGGCGGTGGAGGAGACTTCCGACCAGTCATACATTATCGCGATCTCGACGCACCGAAAGAGCCGGACGAGTTTCTCTAA